In Cystobacter ferrugineus, the following are encoded in one genomic region:
- a CDS encoding alpha/beta hydrolase family protein, whose amino-acid sequence MSPTWMLETPAPPADERIAYGGITHQFGDLRLPPGKGPHPVVVVVHGGFWRARYDLEHVGHLCADLTRQGLATWSLEYRRVGHPDGGWKGTFEDVALGTDFLRTLATRHPLDLQRVVLIGHSAGGHLALWLAGRGRLQAGQPLHSDEPLRPRGAVSLAGVVDLERAFALRLGDGIVESFLGGTPTQVPERYRLGSPSALLPLGVKQVLVHGTEDDTVPVSLSEGYQQRAASLGETVRLVRLPGAGHFEVINPKAREWPQVVEAIQSLL is encoded by the coding sequence ATGAGCCCCACCTGGATGCTGGAGACCCCCGCGCCGCCCGCCGACGAGCGGATTGCCTACGGCGGCATCACCCACCAGTTCGGCGACTTGCGGCTCCCCCCGGGCAAGGGCCCCCACCCCGTGGTGGTGGTGGTGCACGGCGGCTTCTGGCGCGCGCGCTACGACCTGGAGCACGTGGGCCACCTGTGCGCGGACCTCACCCGCCAGGGCCTCGCCACCTGGAGCCTCGAATACCGGCGCGTGGGCCATCCGGATGGCGGCTGGAAGGGCACCTTCGAGGACGTGGCGCTCGGCACCGACTTCCTGCGCACCCTCGCCACACGCCACCCCTTGGATCTCCAGCGCGTGGTCCTCATCGGACACTCCGCCGGAGGCCACCTGGCGCTCTGGCTCGCGGGACGGGGACGGCTCCAGGCCGGACAACCCCTGCACTCGGACGAGCCGCTGCGGCCCCGGGGCGCCGTCTCACTCGCGGGCGTGGTGGACCTGGAGCGCGCCTTCGCCCTGCGCCTGGGCGACGGCATCGTCGAGTCCTTCCTCGGGGGCACCCCCACCCAGGTGCCCGAGCGCTACCGGCTCGGCTCGCCCTCGGCGCTGCTGCCCCTGGGCGTCAAGCAGGTGCTCGTCCACGGCACCGAGGACGACACCGTGCCGGTGAGCCTCAGCGAGGGCTACCAGCAGCGGGCCGCCTCGCTCGGGGAGACGGTACGCCTGGTGCGCCTGCCCGGGGCGGGACACTTCGAGGTCATCAACCCGAAGGCCCGCGAGTGGCCCCAGGTCGTCGAGGCCATCCAGTCCCTGCTGTGA
- the kynU gene encoding kynureninase: MSGEAVRFEPGEAFARRMDAEDPLRSFREEFLFPVHGDGHELYLLGNSLGLQPRKAKEYVLAAMEDWARLGVDGHFKGSPPWMEFHVPLGEQMARVVGARPEEVVVMNTLTVNLHLMMVSFYRPTPERSKILMEASAFPSDQYAVAAQVRHHGYAPERTVIPLAPRPGEETLRHEDILEALERHGKEIALVLLGNVNYLTGQAFDMAAITRAAHRQGCRVGFDLAHAAGNLKLSLHEDGPDFAVWCSYKYLNGGPGALGGVFIHERHLRDASLHRLPGWWGNDRRTRFQMKPDFEPAPGAEGWVLSNPPIIQMAALRASLELFDRATMPALRAKSEKLTGYLEFLIDRLPEGFVRSLTPRDPGQRGAHLSLRFTKDPQRMLETLRAEGIHCDFRYPDIIRAAPVPLYNSFLDVHRFVSVLERYARG; the protein is encoded by the coding sequence ATGAGCGGTGAGGCGGTGCGGTTCGAGCCCGGCGAGGCGTTCGCCCGGCGCATGGACGCGGAGGATCCGTTGCGCTCCTTCCGCGAGGAGTTCCTCTTTCCCGTCCATGGCGACGGGCACGAGCTGTACCTGCTGGGCAACTCCCTGGGCCTGCAGCCGCGCAAGGCGAAGGAGTACGTGCTGGCGGCCATGGAGGACTGGGCGCGGCTGGGCGTGGATGGCCACTTCAAGGGCTCGCCGCCGTGGATGGAGTTCCATGTCCCCCTGGGCGAGCAGATGGCGCGGGTGGTGGGCGCGCGGCCCGAGGAAGTGGTGGTGATGAACACCCTCACGGTGAACCTGCACCTGATGATGGTGTCCTTCTACCGGCCCACGCCCGAGCGCTCGAAGATCCTCATGGAGGCGAGTGCCTTCCCCTCGGACCAGTACGCGGTGGCCGCGCAGGTGCGCCACCACGGGTACGCGCCGGAGCGGACGGTGATTCCGCTCGCGCCCCGCCCGGGGGAGGAGACGCTGCGCCACGAGGACATCCTCGAGGCGTTGGAGCGGCACGGGAAGGAGATCGCCCTGGTGCTGCTGGGCAACGTGAACTACCTCACCGGCCAGGCCTTCGACATGGCGGCCATCACCCGCGCGGCGCACCGGCAGGGCTGCCGGGTGGGGTTCGATCTGGCGCACGCCGCGGGCAACCTGAAGCTGTCCCTGCACGAGGACGGGCCGGACTTCGCGGTGTGGTGCTCGTACAAGTACCTCAATGGAGGCCCGGGCGCGCTGGGCGGCGTCTTCATCCACGAGCGCCACCTGCGCGATGCGTCCCTGCACCGGCTGCCGGGCTGGTGGGGCAACGACAGGCGGACGCGCTTCCAGATGAAGCCGGACTTCGAGCCCGCGCCGGGCGCCGAGGGCTGGGTGCTGTCCAATCCGCCCATCATCCAGATGGCGGCCCTGCGCGCCTCGCTGGAGCTCTTCGATCGCGCGACGATGCCGGCCCTGCGCGCCAAGAGCGAGAAGCTCACGGGCTACCTGGAGTTCCTCATCGACCGGCTCCCGGAGGGCTTCGTGCGCAGCCTCACGCCGAGGGATCCGGGGCAGCGCGGCGCCCACCTGTCGCTGCGCTTCACCAAGGATCCCCAGCGCATGCTGGAGACGCTGCGCGCGGAGGGCATCCACTGCGACTTCCGCTACCCGGACATCATCCGCGCCGCGCCCGTGCCCCTCTACAACAGCTTCCTGGACGTCCACCGCTTCGTGAGCGTGCTCGAGCGCTACGCGCGCGGCTGA